In Silene latifolia isolate original U9 population chromosome X, ASM4854445v1, whole genome shotgun sequence, the following proteins share a genomic window:
- the LOC141618993 gene encoding protein FAR1-RELATED SEQUENCE 5-like, producing MEANDEVSTNDFDIIVYTNLHYSTEQPEEYFPPCVDEKKPKLGDLYNTIEEGVQFYKDYAKHCGFQTRLGTTKRQKRNAEVFTLRRVLCNKAGTREEYKDKKTDRVRLITRIECEAMVQFSLQADGKYKVTGFHEGHNHILASPSSMLFMKENRKMTSIQKTFVVKAARLKMGPVKAFRGWKELTGGYSNVGATETDFKNFVRNMKQYIGLSDAQMVVDNFSQKKETCSTFYFDFEVDEKQCLSSLFGRDTISRKNYALFGDMLSIDSTFRTNKYDMVFVPFTAVDQHKRCVTVGAGLLSHESIEAYTWLFKAFLDAMGGCAPKAIIIDQCPSMKPKN from the coding sequence ATGGAAGCAAATGATGAAGTTAGTACAAATGATTTCGACATTATTGTCTACACCAATTTGCACTATTCTACCGAACAACCCGAGGAGTACTTTCCACCATGCGTAGATGAGAAGAAGCCTAAACTAGGAGATTTATACAATACCATAGAAGAAGGAGTTCAGTTTTACAAAGACTATGCAAAACATTGTGGCTTTCAGACTAGATTGGGTACAACAAAAAGGCAAAAAAGAAATGCTGAAGTATTTACGTTGAGGAGAGTGTTATGCAACAAGGCTGGAACAAGGGAGGAGTATAAAGATAAAAAAACAGATCGTGTGCGGTTGATTACTCGTATTGAATGTGAAGCTATGGTACAATTTTCGCTGCAAGCAGATGGGAAGTATAAGGTTACTGGATTCCATGAAGGACACAACCATATTTTAGCATCACCATCATCAATGTTGTTTATGAAGGAAAACAGGAAAATGACATCGATTCAGAAGACCTTCGTTGTAAAAGCAGCACGGTTAAAGATGGGGCCGGTAAAAGCATTTAGAGGTTGGAAAGAGTTGACGGGAGGTTATAGTAATGTTGGTGCTACCGAGACTGATTTCAAGAACTTTGTGAGAAATATGAAACAGTACATTGGTTTGTCTGATGCACAAATGGTGgtagataatttttctcaaaaaaaagAGACGTGTAGCACGTTTTATTTTGACTTCGAAGTTGATGAAAAACAGTGTCTATCGTCTTTGTTTGGGCGTGACACCATATCTAGGAAAAACTATGCTTTATTTGGCGACATGCTTTCCATCGACTCCACCTTTCGTACAAATAAGTACGACATGGTTTTTGTGCCATTTACTGCTGTTGATCAACATAAAAGGTGCGTAACAGTAGGAGCGGGGCTACTATCACACGAGAGCATTGAAGCATATACATGGCTTTTCAAAGCATTTCTTGACGCAATGGGGGGTTGTGCACCAAAAGCAATTATAATCGATCAATGTCCTTCTATGAAACCAAAGAATTGA
- the LOC141618994 gene encoding protein FAR1-RELATED SEQUENCE 5-like produces the protein MKKLREKVDAYLWQDEDFKKRLNACVWNNHCEPDEFEEAWANIMIDYDLVDHPWFSSLYEIKEDWVPAYFREIFMAGIMRVTSRSESENSFFDRFLTPHATLVEFWMSFESAMDAQRHKQSKLNSENKHSTSPLKTPVQLEKHASEIYTHATFKDFRMHYVQQCTIVAWWTYMLRTAQRYILSAT, from the coding sequence ATGAAGAAACTTCGTGAAAAAGTTGATGCGTATTTATGGCAAGACGAGGATTTCAAGAAGCGTTTAAATGCATGCGTTTGGAACAATCATTGTGAACCTGATGAATTTGAAGAAGCTTGGGCTAATATCATGATTGATTATGATTTGGTAGACCATCCTTGGTTCTCGTCTCTCTACGAAATTAAAGAAGATTGGGTTCCTGCATATTTTAGAGAAATATTTATGGCGGGAATTATGAGGGTGACATCAAGATCAGAGAGTGAAAATAGTTTCTTCGATCGTTTTCTTACACCTCATGCGACTCTTGTTGAATTCTGGATGTCTTTTGAGAGTGCAATGGATGCACAACGCCACAAACAATCGAAACTGAACTCGGAAAATAAACACTCAACATCTCCCTTGAAAACTCCAGTTCAGCTAGAAAAACACGCTTCAGAAATTTACACGCATGCAACTTTTAAGGACTTCAGAATGCATTATGTGCAGCAGTGTACAATTGTGGCATGGTGGACGTACATGCTACGGACGGCACAGAGGTATATATTATCAGCGACATAG